From the genome of Brevundimonas sp. NIBR11:
AGAGACGGAGCTCGACTGTCAGTTCTTCGTCCCAAGTGTGGAGGACTACGGGCTCGATTTCACGATCGCCGAATTGGTCTACAGTCAGAACCAGATATCCCGGCTCCCACCACATCCACTTACCTTGATGCTCGTCAGCCCAAGGCTTGATGGCGGCATAGATGTCTGCAGACCACGCGCTGACCGGCTGGTCAGGCGTGGCCGCATACGGAATCCCGATGGTCTCGGGATCAGGCACTTTTACAGGAACTTCGCCATCACCAGCGCGGTGTCGCTCATCCGCGTCGCGAAGCCCCACTCGTTGTCGTACCAGCTCAGCACGCGGGCCAGCTTGCCGTCGACGACCTGGGTCTGGGGCAAGGCGGCGGTCGATGAGGCGGCTATGTGGTTCAGGTCGTGCGAGACCAGAGGGTCGTTGGTCGTGAACAGCACCCCCTTCATCGGACCGTCGGCGGCGGCCTGCAGGGCGGCGTTGATCTCTTCGACCGTGACCTCGCGGCCGGCCACCACCTTCAGATCGACGACCGAGACGTTCGGCGTGGGGACCCGGATCGACGATCCGTCCAGCTTGCCCTTCAGTTCCGGCAGAACCAGGCCCAAGGCCTTTGCAGCGCCGGTCGAGGTCGGGATCATCGACAGGGCGGCGGCCCTGGCGCGGTACAGGTCCTTGTGCATCGTATCCAGCGTCGGCTGGTCGCCGGTGTAGGAATGGATGGTGGTCATATAGCCGCGCTCGATGCCGAATAGGTCGTTCAGCACCTTGGCCACGGGAGCCAGGGCGTTGGTGGTGCACGAGCCGTTGGAGACGACGATGTCGTCGGCCGTCAGGGTCTCGTGGTTGACCTTGTAGACGATGGTCTTGTCGGCGTTGTCGCCGGGCGCCGAGATCAGGACGCGCTTGGCGCCGGCCTTCAGGTGGGCCTCGGCCTTGTCACGGGCGGTGAAGATGCCGGTGCACTCGAACGCGATGTCCACGTTCAGGTCCTTGTGCGGCAGGTTGGCCGGGTCGCGCTCGGCGGTGACCTTGATCTTGCCCAGACCCACGTCGATCCAGTCGTCGCCATGCTCAACCGTGCCGGGGAAGCGGCCGTGGACTGAGTCGTATTTCAGCAGGTGGGCGTTGGTGGCCACCGGGCCCAGGTCGTTGATCGCCACGACCTCGATGTCGCGACGGCCATGCTCGACGATCGAACGGAGGACGAGGCGGCCGATGCGGCCAAAGCCGTTGATGGCGACGCGAACGGTCATGGGCAGGTCTCCTGAAGCGGTGTTTCTCGTTGGGCGCTTCAATGGGACCGCCCGCGCCAGGGATCAACCCCGGACCCGTAACAAGGCGTGATGAACTGTAACGCTCAGGTCGCCAGAGGCATCCACAGCCGCGCTTCCAGCCCGCCTTCGGTCCGGTTGGCCAGGGTCGCATCCCCGCCCGCCGCCCGCGCCGCCTGACGCGCGACTGCGAGGCCCAGCCCCGCACCCCCGGTCTGACGATTGCGGGACCGTTCGCCGCGCTGGAAGGGCTCGAACACTGTCTCCAGCTCGTCCTCGGGCAGGCCGGGGCCGTCGTCGGCGATGGTCAGGACGGCGCTGTTGTCCGACCGCACCATCTCGACCGAGGCGGCGTCGCCGTACTTCAGCGCATTGTCGATCAGGTTGGCCACGGCCCGCCTCAGCGCCGCCGGGTCCCCCTCGACGATCAGTCCCGGATCGCCGGAGAAGGTCACGGCCGCCCCGGTCTCCGCGAACCCCGCCGCGCAGTCGGCGGCAAGCTGCGACAGGTCCAGCCGCTCGCGCCGTTCCGCCTGGACCTCGCCGCGCACGAAGGCCATGGCCTGGCCGATCAACCCGTCCATCTCTTCGACATCGGCCGCCATTTTGTCGCGCAGGGCCGCCGGGACCTGTTCGGCCCGGAACCGGAGCCGAGTCAGCGGTGTCCTCAGATCATGGGCGATGGCGGCGATGGTCTGGGTCCGCTGGCGCATATGGCCCCGGATCGAGGCCTGCATGTCGTTGAACGCCCCGATGGCGGTCCGCACCTCCGACGGCCCCGACGGGACCAGCGGCGGCGCGTCTGGATCGGCCCCCAACCGCTCGGCGGCCGCGGCGAACTGGCGGATCGGCCGGGTCAGTCTGCGCGCCATCAACCAGACCAGCGGCGCCAGGATCAGGGCGGTGATGCCCAGGGCGATGAGCAGCCGCATCTGCCACGGATCGATCAGGCCGCGCGGCGGCTCCACCGTCGCCCAGCGCCCGTCGTCGAGCCGCACCGCCGCCGAGAAGGGCGCGAAGGTCAGCCGGTCGGCTGTTACCGTGAACCGCGTCTGTCGGTCGCCCGAGGTGATGACCCGGACGCTGTCGGTCTCGGGCGGCGCGGAGCCGCCCGGCGCGGGCGCTCGCTGGGCCAGCAGCGCCCCAACCTGATCCATGATGGCCGCGCGGTCCGCGTCCGACGCCTCGCCGACGGTCCGGCGGGAGAAGACGACGCTGCGGTCGGTCTGGGCGATCACGGCGGGACCGGCCGCTCCAGGCCTCTCGGGCGGTCCCTCTCTGTTGAGGGCGAAGCCCGCCGGCCCCCGTTCCGGCAACCACACCCGCACGTCCTGCGGCCGGCGCCCCATACGCTGGGACAGGCCGCCCGCGATGGCGCGCTCGATCGGTCCCGGCGGCCGATCCTGCTGGGGCGGTTCGTTCGACAGTCGGCGCTTCAGCGCTCGACCGTCCGCCGTCTGCGCGGACCTGCCATACAGGGCGTCGGCGGCGGCGGCAATGCTGAAACCCGCCGGGCGCGGCGGCGGCGCCGTCAGGACGACGGCGAAGACCACGAGCTGTGACGCGACGACCGCGAACACGGCCAGGAGGGCGACCTGCACCAGCACCGACATGGAGCCGAGGGGAGAAAAGGCGCGGCGGCTCACGACCTCGCGCCCGCCCGATCGGCGCGCCGCACCCGGGCGTCGAAGCGATAGCCCTCGCCCCGCACGGTGGTGATCAGTTCGCGGCCCGAGCCGTCGTCGAGCTTCTTCCTCAACCGGCTGATCTGCACGTCCATGGCCCGATCGAACACATCGGTTTCCGACCCCCGCGCGGCTTCCAACAGCTGGTCGCGGGTCAGGACCCGGCCCGGCCGTTCGGCGAAGGCGCGCAGCAGGCCGAACTCGCCGGCGGACAGGGACACCACCTCTCCGCCCGGCTGCGACAGCTCGCGCCGCACCAGGTCCAGCCGCCAGCCGTCGAACATCAGGGCCGCGCCCGACGGCGCTTCCTCTTCGCGCGGACGACGCAGCACCGCCCGGATGCGCGCCAGCAGCTCCCTCGGATTGCACGGTTTGGCCAGATAGTCGTCGGCGCCCAGCTCAAGCCCGACGATCCGGTCTGTATCCTCGCCCATGGCTGACAGCATGACGACCGGCGGCGTCCCCGACAGGCGGCGCACGACCGACAGCCCGTCCTCGCCCGGCATCATCAGGTCCAGCACGATCAGGTCCGTAGGCCCTTCGGCCAGCGCCCGGTCCATCTCGGCCGCCGATGCCGCGCCGCGCGCCACATAGCCGTGCTGGCCCAGATAGTCGCACAGGACTTCGCGGATGCCGGGGTCGTCGTCGACGACGAGGATGCGAGGGGAGGGATCGCTCATGGCCGCCTACATGCCTTCTGAACCCGGCGGCGTCATTTCACCGCTGAAACAATTGATCCGGCGCCTGAAATACCCCTGCAAGCGGGTGATGGTCCAAGGACCGCATCAGAAATCGAGAGGAAGCCTCTTCATGTCCATCATCGCCGCCGCCCTGCTGGCCGCCCTGACCGGCGCCCCGGCCCAGGATGAGGCCCCCCGCGTCGAGACGCGCTCCGAAATCCGCATCGTCACCGCGGACGGCGAGGGCCCCGGCCGGCTCGACGCGGACGGCGACGGCGTGGTCACGCGCGAAGAGTTCGCCGCCCCCATGGGGACCGCCTTCGACCGCCTGGACGCCAACCACGACGGCCGCCTTTCGACCGAGGAACTGGCCGCCGGCCCGGGGCCGGGCGGTCCCGGTCGCAGCGTCATGATAACGGGCGGACCCGGCGGTCCGGGCGGTCCCGGCGGCCCGGGCGCGCACGATGTGCGCATCATCACCCGCGACGGCCCCGGCGGCCCCGGCATGCCGATGGGTTTCCATGGCGGTGGTCCGCGCGGCCCGGTCCAGATCTTCACCACCCGCATCGACCGCAACGGCGAGGGCGCCTCCGACGGCCCGCGCGAGCGGCAGGTCTTCGTGCGCCGCTTCGGGGGCCCGGAGGGCGACGGCCAGATGGACACGAACGGCGACGGCAAGGTCTCCGAGGACGAATTCCTGGCCCCGATGCGAGAGGCGTTCGGCCGAATGGACGCCGACCACGACGGTTTCCTGGACGAGGGCGAGGGCCATCGCGCGCCGCCGCCTCCGCCGCCTCCCGCCCGCTGAGAGACGCTTTCGTGACTTGAGGCGCGGCGGGACGCCGGTCTAGGCTGGTCGGGATGGTTCTCCCCGCCCGCCGCGCGTTCCTTTCGATAATCGCCGGCGCCGTCCTCCTTACGGGGACGGCGTTCGCGTCTGCGCCGGCCGTCGCCCAGACGGTTCAGGCCGCCGCGCCCGCGCCGTCCCGCGACCGGGCCCGGATGAACGCCCGGGTGTTCGACACGGTCTGGAGCCTGGTCCGCCGCCAGTATTACGACCCCGCGCTGCATGGGCTCGACTGGAACGCCGCCCGTCAAACCTATCGCCCCCAGGCCTTGGCCGCCCTCGACGACCGCGCGCTCTACCGCACTCTCAGCACCATGCTGGATCAGCTGGACGACGAACATGCCGGCGCCATCTCCCCGGCCATGGCGCGTCGCCAGGACGAGCTGCGCACCCGCCGCGCCGTCATGGGCGTCTCCCTGGCCCGTCAGGACGGCGACGTCTGGCGCATCGAGTCCGTCCGCTCAGGCTCTCCCGCCGAGGAAGCGGGCCTGCAGCCGGGCTGGCTTTTGCAGACCGTGGACGGCCAGTCCTGGGGCGTCGACTTCGATGTCCGCGAAGGTCACCCGATCCAGCTCGACCTGACCGACGAGGCCGGCTCCGCCCACAGGGTCATGGTCACCCCACGCCTCATGGATCCCATCCCGGCCTTCAGCGCCGACCGCTCGCGCCCCGGCGTCTTGGTGCTCCGGGTCGAAGCCTTCGAATCCGGCCTCGGCCGCTGGCTGGGCCAGAGCCTCGCCGACCTGCCGCCCGAAACCGACGTGATCCTCGATCTGCGCGGCAATCCCGGCGGCCTGTTGATGGAGGCGGACGCGGCCTTGTCGTGCTTCCTGCCCGGCGACCGGCAATGGGCCACGCGGGTCTCGCGCAACGGCCGCCCGGCCGCACTGACGATCCTGGCCGGTTGCGGAGCGCTGGGCGGGCCTGTCACCAACGACGTGGCCCTGCTGGTCGACGGCTCCAGCCGCAGCGCCGCCGAACTGACCCCTGCCGCCCTGCAGGAAGCGGGTCGCGCGCTTGTGATCGGCGAGCACACCGCCGGCGCCGTCCTGATCTCTCAGGACACCCCCCTGCCGGACGGCGGTCGCATCACCCTGAGCCGCGCCGACTATCTGACGGCCGGCGGCGTGCGGCTCGAAAAGCGCGGGGTGGAGCCGGACATCGTCGTCACCCGGACGGCCGAGGATCGCCGCGCGGGCCGTGACCCGGCGCTGGACGCCGCCATCGCCGTCCTGGCTCTGGATCCGGAGGCACAGCGCGCGGCGGCCCGAGGGTCTGCGTTCTAACCTTCCTTTTCCCTTGCGGGACAAGGGAAGTTATCCGCGAACCACCCGCACCTTGCCGGCCGCTTCGGCCGCCCGCTCCCGCGCCTGATCCGTCGTCTCGCCGCGCGCCAGGGCCACGCCCATACGACGCCGCTCGAACGCCTCGGGCTTTCCGAACAGCCGGAGGTCCGCCGTCGGCACGCTCAGCGCATCGGCTACGCCGTCGAACGCGACGCCTTCCGCTTCCATCCCGCCATAAATCACCGCGCTGGCTCCGACCTCGCGCTGGCTCACATCGACCGGCAGGCCCAGGATCGCCCGCGCATGCAGCGCGAACTCGCTCAGCGTCTGGGTCGCCAGGGTCACCAGTCCCGTGTCATGCGGACGGGGCGACACCTCCGAGAACCAGACCGCGTCGCCCTTCACGAACAGCTCGACGCCGAACACGCCCAGGCCCCCCAGCGCCTCCGTCACCTTGCCCGCGATCTCCTGCGACCGCGCCAGCGCCGCCGCAGTCATCGCCTGCGGCTGCCAGCTCTCGACATAGTCGCCCTTGACCTGACGGTGGCCGATCGGCGCGCAGAAGTCGGTGACCACCGCCCCGTCCCGCATCGACCTCACGGTCAGCAGGGTGATCTCGAAATCGAAGTCGATCCGCCCCTCGACGATGACCCGCGCCGTCTCGACCCGCGCCCCGGACTGGGCGTAGGCCCAGGCGTTGGCCGCGTCCTCCAGTGCGTCGATGAAGGACTGCCCCTTGCCCGAGGACGACATGACCGGCTTCACGAAGACCGGCAGGCCGATCTCGTGCGCCGCCGCCGCCAGTTCTTGCGCCGATCCGGCGAAGGCATAGGGGCTGGTCGGCAGGCCCAGCTCCTCGGCCGCCAGCCGCCGGATGCCCTCGCGGTTCATGGTCAGCTGGGTCGCGCGCGCGGTCGGGATGACCCGCGCCATTCCCGCCGCCTCGATATCGGCCAGCACCTCGGTGGCGATGGCCTCAATCTCCGGCACGATGATGTGCGGCGCCTCGGCCATGATCACGCCGTTCAGAACCTGCGGGTCCGTCATCGGGATGACGTGCGACCGGTGCGCGACCTGCATGGCCGGCGCGTTAGGATAGCGGTCCACGACCACCACCTCGCACCCCAGCCGCTGCAGCTCGATCGCCACCTCCTTGCCCAGTTCGCCTCCGCCCAGAAGCATGACGCGGACAGCGGTCGCGGAGAGAGGGGTGCCGAGTTTCATCGTGTCGTCCTTACGCCGCCGGTTCGGCGGCTTCCTCTTCCTTGGGCGCCCAGTTGCCGGCCGCCTTGGCGGCCGTCAGGGCGTCGATCAGAGCTTGGGGCGCGCCCGCCGCCCGCAGCTCATCCGCCGTCAGATAGACCGTCCCTGCACAGGCCTGGACGACGTGCGCATAGTCCGCGTCGATCGCCACGCCGCCGTGTTCCGCATCGGCCCAGATTTTGAATCCCTGCCCCAATTCATCGGCAGGCTTCGGCTTCCAGACCTCCAGGCAGCCGCGACCTTCGGCGTCGCCGGGGGGCTCGTCCGCGATCATCTTGCGCTCGTACAGCGCTTCCAGCTGGGCCGAGCGGACATTGTAGACGTAGTCCGCAGGCATCCCCTGCTCAGCCGCGTCCTGCACCAGGCCCAGGCCGGGCAGCAGGGCTGGCCAGTTGACGCGCGCGCCCGTCGACAGATCATAGGTAATGGCCGTCTGCGACGTCGACGGAGAGGCGCCGCCACAATAGGTATCGAGGTGCTCGCGCAGCGTCACGTAAGCCGGGCCGATCATTGGCCGCGTGATCCAGCGCGACCAGCCGCCGCCCTGGCCGGCTTCATTGCCCATGCGGGCGCACTCGGCCGCATCGGCGGACGCTGCGGCATCCAGTCGATCCAGCTCGGCGTTGATGCGAACAATGGCGGGGCTGTCTCCGGCCAGGCGTGGCAGGGCCTCGACCTCCTCGGACAGTTTCGGCTTTTCAATCAGGGCGACGGCTGCCGCGGCGGGCGCGGCCGCCGCCTTCGTGTCCGCAGCCGGCTTGCAGGCCGCCAGCCCCAGCATAAGGGCCGCGATGGCCACGCTCGTGATCGTCTTCATGGTCAGCCGCCCCTCAGTGTGCCGGTTCGATCAGATCCCAGCCGTTGCCGTACAGATCTTCAAAGACCACCACTCTGCCATAGGATTCGTGCCGTGGCGTCTCCCGGAACCTGACCCCCGCCGCCAGCCATGCGGCATGGTCGCGCATCAGGTCGTCTGTCTCCAGGAAGAGCCAGACCCGACCGCCCGCCTGATCGCCCAGCCGGGCCCTTTGCGCGTCCGTGGTAGCGCGGGCCAGCAGAATGGAGGTCTCGCCGCCTTTCGGCGTGACCCGCACCCACCGCTTGCCGCCGCCCATGTCTGTGTCCTCGCTCAGGTCGAACCCCAGCACGCCGACATAGAAGGCGATGGCCTCGTCATAGTCGCGGACCAGCAGGCTGACCGCGCTTAATCGCATCAGAGCCGGGCCTTGGCCGCCGCCACGATTGCATCGGCGGTGATGCCGAACTCGCGGTACAGCACGTCCGCCGGGGCCGAGGCGCCGAAGCCGGTCATGCCGATGAAGGCGCCGTCCTCGCCGATGAACCGCTCCCAGCCCTGTTTGATCGCGGCCTCGCAGGCGACGCGCACCGTGCCCCGGCCGATGACCTGGGCCTGATAGGCGGCGTCCTGCTGTTCGAACAGTTCGAAGCAGGGGACCGAGACGACCCGCGTCGGCGTGCCTTCGCCTTCCAGCGTCTCGGCCGCCTTCAGCGCCAGCGGCATTTCGGTGCCGGTGGCGAACAGGGTGACTTTGGCCTCGCCGTTGGCGGCGCGCAGCTCGTAGGCGCCCCTGGCCGACAGGTTCTCGTCCGAGGCCGTCACCCGCACCGCCGCCGTCTTCTGACGCGACAGGGCCATGGCCGACGGCGTCGCCTTGTGCTGCAGGGCCAGTTGCCAGCATTCGAAGGCCTCGACCGTATCGGCCGGCCGGAAAACCAGCAGGTTCGGGATCGCCCGCAGCGAGGCGAGATGCTCGACCGGCTGGTGCGTCGGGCCGTCCTCGCCCAGGCCGATGGAGTCGTGGGTCAGGACGTGGATCACGCGAATGCCCATCAGGGCCGCCATGCGGATGGCGTTGCGGCTATAGTCCGAGAACACCATGAAGGTGCCGCCGTAGGGGATGATGCCGCCGTGCAGCGCCATCCCGGTCATGGCCGCCGCCATGCCGAACTCGCGGATGCCCCAGTTGACGTAGCGCCCCTCATAGGTCGGAGCGTCGAAGATCGGCGTGCCCTTGACGAAGGTATTGTTCGATCCGGTCAAGTCCGCCGAGCCGCCCACCATCTCCGGCACGGCGCCGAACAGGGTCTCCAGCGCGGCGCCCGAAGCCTGACGCGTCGCCTGCGCCGGCTTGTCGACCACCAGCTGGGCGATCCCGGCGTTCAGGGCGTCGAAGGCGCCTTCCGGCAGGTCGCCCTTCATGGCGCGGGTGAAGTCGGCGGCCTGGGACGAGGCGGCCAGACGGGCCTCCCACGCCTTGCGGTCCTTGGACCCGCGCTTGCCGACCTTCTTCCAGGCTTTGTCGATGGCCTCGGGGATCACGAACGGCTCGTGGTTCCAGGCCAGGCCCAGACGCGTCGCGGCAATCTCGGCGGCGCCCAGGGCCGCGCCGTGGGTCTTGTGGCTGCCTTCCATCGTCGCCGCGCCGCGACCGATCTTCGTCTTGCAGGCGATCAGGGTCGGCTTGTCCTGACGGGTCGCCCACTGCAGGGCCGACTTGATCGCCTTCATGTCATGGCCGTCGACGGCCTTCACAGCCCAGCCCGAGGCCTTGAAGCGCGCCTTCTGATCGACCGCGTCCGACAGGCTGACCTTGCCGTCGATGGTGATCTCGTTGTCGTCCCACAGGACCGTCAGCTTGTTCAGCTTGTAGCGGCCGGCCAGGGCGATCGCCTCCTGCGACACGCCCTCCATCAGGCAGCCGTCGCCCGCGATGACCCAGGTCCGGTGGTCGACCAGGTCGTCACCATACTTGGCGGCCAGATGCCGCTCGGCCATGGCGAAGCCGATGGAGTTGGCCAGGCCCTGACCCAGCGGACCCGTCGTCGTCTCCACGCCCGGCATGTGGCCGTACTCGGGGTGGCCCGCCGTCTTGGACCCCCACTGGCGGAAGTTCGAAAGCTGCTCCGCCGTCGCGGCCTTGTAGCCCGTCAGGTGCAGCAGGGCGTAGATCAGCATCGAGCCGTGGCCCGCCGACAGGATGAAGCGGTCGCGGTCGGCCCAGTCAGGACGGCTCGCGTCGAACTTCAGAAATTTGGAGAACAGCACCGTCGCCACGTCCGCCATGCCCATCGGCATCCCGGGGTGGCCGCTGGCGGCCTTCTCCACCCCGTCCATCGCCAGGACGCGGATGGCGTCCGCCATCATCTTCGGGGTCGCTTTTTCGGGTGCGCCAGAGGGTGTGTCTGAAGGCTTGGCCACGGGCGGACCTTTCGTTGGGAGACGGAAAAGGGAGGCGCGCCGCTTTACCCCGGCGTCACGGCGGGTTCTATACGAAATCTGGAGGAAACGATGGCCGACGCCACGACAGCCGCGCGCGACAGGATCGACCGGGCCCTGGCCTTGCTGGAACGCAAGGTGCTGGACCTGAAGGCGCGCCCGGCCAGCGCTCCGGGGATCGCCGACGACGACCTGTTCGCCATTCCCACGCCGGCGACTCCTGACCAGCAGCGTCGCATCGCCGAACTGGAAGCCGCCGGTCGCGAAGCCTCGGCCGCCCTCGCCGCCGCCGCCATGGCCGTGCGCGATATTCTCAGCCGGGATGACGACTGATGGCGACGGTCACGGTCGAGATCAACGGACGCCCCTACGCCGTGGGCTGCGCCGACGGCCAGGAGGAAAGGGTTCGCATCCTCGCCAAACAGTTCGACGTCCATGTGCGTCAGGTCGCCGGCGACGTCGGCCACGTCGGCGACATCCGCCTCTTCCTCATGGCCGCCCTCGTCCTCGCCGACGAACTCCACGAGGTTCGAATGGGCGCAGGGACGGCCGCCCCCGCCGCGACCGCCGCCGCCCCGACCTCCGACACCGGCGTCGCCGAGGCCCTCAACGCCGTCGCCGCCCGCATCGAGAAGATCGCGCAGTCTCTTTAGGGTGGCCATTGTTCCGCCCCCGGTGAAGGACTATCTTGATCGACGGCGGGTCATGCTGTGGCTCTCGTCGAAGGCAACATATCCTCGCGGCCTTAATTCACTCGAAGGGATCTGCCCCTGTCCGACCTCGTGGGGTTGGGTATGCGGAGCCCACCTGGCTACCCAGGCTCGAGAGGATTCAAACCGTCCTTCACGGCTCTTACGGCGCCGCCACCCCACTTTCTTTGTGCGCTACCGTTCGCCGCATGGCGGCTCACTGCTTGAGCGCGGATTCGCTTGCGCGCTAATATTCGTGTGGTCGCCGCGCGATTGGCGGCCCGTCTGGTTCGGGAGATCGGCATGGTCGTCAAACGCGGCTGGTTTGGACCCAAGCGGTTCGGTTGGGGCGCGTCGCCCGCCAGCTGGCAGGGCTGGGCCGCGACCGGCGTCTTCATTCTGGCCATGCTCCTGACCGGCAACCTGTTGCGGGACGTAGCCTGGGTCTGGGCCCTGATGCTGGCCGAGGTTGCGATCTTCCTGGCCGTGGTCATCCTGACCTTCGACAAGAACGCCCGGACGCACGTCTGACCCTCCCGGACAAGGCCACCCTTCGCGCCGAAGCCCGCGTCGCCCGCCGCAAGCTGGCGACGCTGGAACCGCTCGCCGCCGAGCGCGCCGCCGCCCACGCCGAACAACTGCCCGCCGCCCGCTTCGTCGCCGTCTATCGGGCCATGGGTTCAGAGCTCGACCCCGAACCCCTGGCCCGCATCCTGATCGCCGCCGGGGCCTCGGTCTGCCTTCCGGTGGTCCATGAGCGCGACGCCCCGATGATCTTCCGCCGCTGGTCGCCCGGCGAACCGCTGGAGCTGGACGCCGCCGGCTGTCCCGCGCCCCTGCCGCTGGCCGAGACCGTCGATCCCGACCTGATCGTGACCCCGCTCCTCGCCTTCGACGACCACGGCGGTCGGCTGGGGCAGGGGGGCGGCTTCTACGACCGCACCTTCGCCGCGCGCCCCGAGGCCATGCGCATCGGCTTCGCCTTTTCCGGCCAGCGCGTCGATCGCCTGCCGATGGACCGGCACGATGTCGCCTTGCATGGCGTTCTGACCGAGACGGGCTATACCGCCGCCCGAAAGGTCTAACTCCCCATGCGTCTTGCCTTCTTCGGCGATGTGATCGGCAAGTCCGGTCGCGACGGTATCAGCGACCATCTGCCCGGCCTGAAGCGGGTGCTCAAACTCGATTTCGTGGTCGTGAATGCGGAGAACGCCGCCGGCGGTTTCGGCATCACCGAGAACACGGCGAAAGAGCTGTTCATGGCCGGCGCCGACTGCCTGACGCTGGGCAACCACTCGTGGGACCAGCGCGAGGCCCTGACCTATATCGTGCGCGAACCGCGCCTGATCCGCCCGGCCAACTATCCCCGGCTGATGGACGCACCCGGGGCCGGCGCCAATCTGTTCGAGACCCATTCGGGCCGTACCGTCCTCGTCATGAACGTGCTGGGCCGCGTCCACATGGACCCCCAGGACGACCCCTTCGGCGCCGTGGATCGCGAGCTCAACGCCGCCCCGCT
Proteins encoded in this window:
- the gap gene encoding type I glyceraldehyde-3-phosphate dehydrogenase — encoded protein: MTVRVAINGFGRIGRLVLRSIVEHGRRDIEVVAINDLGPVATNAHLLKYDSVHGRFPGTVEHGDDWIDVGLGKIKVTAERDPANLPHKDLNVDIAFECTGIFTARDKAEAHLKAGAKRVLISAPGDNADKTIVYKVNHETLTADDIVVSNGSCTTNALAPVAKVLNDLFGIERGYMTTIHSYTGDQPTLDTMHKDLYRARAAALSMIPTSTGAAKALGLVLPELKGKLDGSSIRVPTPNVSVVDLKVVAGREVTVEEINAALQAAADGPMKGVLFTTNDPLVSHDLNHIAASSTAALPQTQVVDGKLARVLSWYDNEWGFATRMSDTALVMAKFL
- a CDS encoding ATP-binding protein, which translates into the protein MSRRAFSPLGSMSVLVQVALLAVFAVVASQLVVFAVVLTAPPPRPAGFSIAAAADALYGRSAQTADGRALKRRLSNEPPQQDRPPGPIERAIAGGLSQRMGRRPQDVRVWLPERGPAGFALNREGPPERPGAAGPAVIAQTDRSVVFSRRTVGEASDADRAAIMDQVGALLAQRAPAPGGSAPPETDSVRVITSGDRQTRFTVTADRLTFAPFSAAVRLDDGRWATVEPPRGLIDPWQMRLLIALGITALILAPLVWLMARRLTRPIRQFAAAAERLGADPDAPPLVPSGPSEVRTAIGAFNDMQASIRGHMRQRTQTIAAIAHDLRTPLTRLRFRAEQVPAALRDKMAADVEEMDGLIGQAMAFVRGEVQAERRERLDLSQLAADCAAGFAETGAAVTFSGDPGLIVEGDPAALRRAVANLIDNALKYGDAASVEMVRSDNSAVLTIADDGPGLPEDELETVFEPFQRGERSRNRQTGGAGLGLAVARQAARAAGGDATLANRTEGGLEARLWMPLAT
- a CDS encoding response regulator, whose protein sequence is MSDPSPRILVVDDDPGIREVLCDYLGQHGYVARGAASAAEMDRALAEGPTDLIVLDLMMPGEDGLSVVRRLSGTPPVVMLSAMGEDTDRIVGLELGADDYLAKPCNPRELLARIRAVLRRPREEEAPSGAALMFDGWRLDLVRRELSQPGGEVVSLSAGEFGLLRAFAERPGRVLTRDQLLEAARGSETDVFDRAMDVQISRLRKKLDDGSGRELITTVRGEGYRFDARVRRADRAGARS
- a CDS encoding EF-hand domain-containing protein, translating into MSIIAAALLAALTGAPAQDEAPRVETRSEIRIVTADGEGPGRLDADGDGVVTREEFAAPMGTAFDRLDANHDGRLSTEELAAGPGPGGPGRSVMITGGPGGPGGPGGPGAHDVRIITRDGPGGPGMPMGFHGGGPRGPVQIFTTRIDRNGEGASDGPRERQVFVRRFGGPEGDGQMDTNGDGKVSEDEFLAPMREAFGRMDADHDGFLDEGEGHRAPPPPPPPAR
- a CDS encoding S41 family peptidase — its product is MVLPARRAFLSIIAGAVLLTGTAFASAPAVAQTVQAAAPAPSRDRARMNARVFDTVWSLVRRQYYDPALHGLDWNAARQTYRPQALAALDDRALYRTLSTMLDQLDDEHAGAISPAMARRQDELRTRRAVMGVSLARQDGDVWRIESVRSGSPAEEAGLQPGWLLQTVDGQSWGVDFDVREGHPIQLDLTDEAGSAHRVMVTPRLMDPIPAFSADRSRPGVLVLRVEAFESGLGRWLGQSLADLPPETDVILDLRGNPGGLLMEADAALSCFLPGDRQWATRVSRNGRPAALTILAGCGALGGPVTNDVALLVDGSSRSAAELTPAALQEAGRALVIGEHTAGAVLISQDTPLPDGGRITLSRADYLTAGGVRLEKRGVEPDIVVTRTAEDRRAGRDPALDAAIAVLALDPEAQRAAARGSAF
- the purT gene encoding formate-dependent phosphoribosylglycinamide formyltransferase, encoding MKLGTPLSATAVRVMLLGGGELGKEVAIELQRLGCEVVVVDRYPNAPAMQVAHRSHVIPMTDPQVLNGVIMAEAPHIIVPEIEAIATEVLADIEAAGMARVIPTARATQLTMNREGIRRLAAEELGLPTSPYAFAGSAQELAAAAHEIGLPVFVKPVMSSSGKGQSFIDALEDAANAWAYAQSGARVETARVIVEGRIDFDFEITLLTVRSMRDGAVVTDFCAPIGHRQVKGDYVESWQPQAMTAAALARSQEIAGKVTEALGGLGVFGVELFVKGDAVWFSEVSPRPHDTGLVTLATQTLSEFALHARAILGLPVDVSQREVGASAVIYGGMEAEGVAFDGVADALSVPTADLRLFGKPEAFERRRMGVALARGETTDQARERAAEAAGKVRVVRG
- a CDS encoding VOC family protein, whose translation is MRLSAVSLLVRDYDEAIAFYVGVLGFDLSEDTDMGGGKRWVRVTPKGGETSILLARATTDAQRARLGDQAGGRVWLFLETDDLMRDHAAWLAAGVRFRETPRHESYGRVVVFEDLYGNGWDLIEPAH
- the tkt gene encoding transketolase, coding for MADAIRVLAMDGVEKAASGHPGMPMGMADVATVLFSKFLKFDASRPDWADRDRFILSAGHGSMLIYALLHLTGYKAATAEQLSNFRQWGSKTAGHPEYGHMPGVETTTGPLGQGLANSIGFAMAERHLAAKYGDDLVDHRTWVIAGDGCLMEGVSQEAIALAGRYKLNKLTVLWDDNEITIDGKVSLSDAVDQKARFKASGWAVKAVDGHDMKAIKSALQWATRQDKPTLIACKTKIGRGAATMEGSHKTHGAALGAAEIAATRLGLAWNHEPFVIPEAIDKAWKKVGKRGSKDRKAWEARLAASSQAADFTRAMKGDLPEGAFDALNAGIAQLVVDKPAQATRQASGAALETLFGAVPEMVGGSADLTGSNNTFVKGTPIFDAPTYEGRYVNWGIREFGMAAAMTGMALHGGIIPYGGTFMVFSDYSRNAIRMAALMGIRVIHVLTHDSIGLGEDGPTHQPVEHLASLRAIPNLLVFRPADTVEAFECWQLALQHKATPSAMALSRQKTAAVRVTASDENLSARGAYELRAANGEAKVTLFATGTEMPLALKAAETLEGEGTPTRVVSVPCFELFEQQDAAYQAQVIGRGTVRVACEAAIKQGWERFIGEDGAFIGMTGFGASAPADVLYREFGITADAIVAAAKARL
- the zapA gene encoding cell division protein ZapA; translation: MATVTVEINGRPYAVGCADGQEERVRILAKQFDVHVRQVAGDVGHVGDIRLFLMAALVLADELHEVRMGAGTAAPAATAAAPTSDTGVAEALNAVAARIEKIAQSL